In Platichthys flesus chromosome 20, fPlaFle2.1, whole genome shotgun sequence, a single genomic region encodes these proteins:
- the tex2l gene encoding testis-expressed protein 2 isoform X2, which translates to MAESGKKGQRTSEDKDRGDGRPLQQPRKPSPVGSPSCGSRRHLSRGIVIQLTGTEGEWDSLDDSELIFSLDHDVDYPPISFSKERQLSVEDDSRLHSQAFHVPLSPSSPGSLGSCSAPGPSFLSPGSSSPNHRPFSSLVKSLSTELELKEGSTLRPKPFLSLVKSISTELSRSEPEVSQSKSDSRLNLHLWKQLTQPRARSNGDSRTAPPSPSSLSPSGEAFKGGFFKMELEDTKRKLSEAVQEPLSSMFNKIMREESVGSPKHQSKAQGPHLVGTRALGREGSTDTVLSDSPGRNSRKTDVDFLPVFEWPYVKSPGRIHSSSCPVHNHRLHTRDGELEICTDGDMMQVLTTETHRQARRPPAASQIPVAPLVQTSPPSQPPHPLPRMSLFCVATLSYGYFILPLSPYFSGLALGLALGFMIGLLLIRMGSSRSQCHRPAYSSPQTLLGEVILTGGAVNTEPDILKGWLSEMQDYDPETFHPALTQSVFATLEGSSLQLDSPRTNISRRATYNERVHEATFVKSCCFQLEKSKVFLLPSVLARKRTWNPKYPICIQLAGAGNSQEDVGGRVKESRGEEPGAEPSSPKPSSPKPVHDPPTTLYLFGRTGREKEEWFRHFLFASMDTERDKERDIQRPDRCESRSGDPELVPSGDASGNPSNRGSSRVEGSDDDAPCTPPGPCIPAANVSQTFSTTRSHLLLDYPSYMARLLATEDMTPLSTPGAGSPDTSPTVRGNCTCDLAENPGKSQTAWVDALIGRIFWDFLREKHWSDAVSQKIQKKLSKIRLPYFMNELTLTELDMGSSMPHITACSKPEVNHRGLWVELQLVYTGALQMTLQTKFNLSKLGKEGGQDADFATETGSPRPIPSVLADSDEESSSAGSSDEEELLLSEPQGVVGEKGSTQLTEGTAGGKTGRKILRFVDKIAKSKCFQRATENEFIKKKFEEMSNTPLLLTVEVQELSGTLVVNIPPPPTDRIWYSFCVPPKLELHVRPKLGEREVTFCHVTEWIERKLQDEFQKVFVLPNMDDIYLPLMHSGMDQPQGSHHPSPQPRGSQSSSTESIERIPPEISGAESD; encoded by the exons ATGGCAGAGAGTGGAAAAAAGGGGCAAAGGACAAGTGAGGATAAAGATCGGGGAGATGGCAGACCTCTCCAGCAACCCCGGAAACCCTCCCCAGTCGGGTCCCCCTCTTGTGGGAGCAGGAGGCATCTTTCCCGAGGGATTGTGATCCAGCtgacagggacagagggagagtgggacAGCCTTGATGACAGTGAACTCATCTTCTCCCTCGATCACGATGTGGACTATCCGCCCATATCTTTCTCCAAGGAGAGGCAACTCTCTGTGGAGGATGACAGCAGGTTGCACTCGCAAGCTTTTCACgtccctctttctccttcttcgcCCGGCTCTCTAGGGAGCTGCTCTGCCCCTGGCCCCAGTTTCCTCTCCCCTGGCTCATCCTCGCCAAACCACCGACCCTTTTCAAGCCTGGTCAAATCTCTCTCCACAGAGCTTGAGCTGAAAGAGGGCTCCACCCTCCGACCTAAGCCTTTTCTCAGCCTGGTAAAGTCGATCTCCACGGAGCTCTCCCGCTCGGAACCTGAAGTGTCGCAGTCGAAATCCGACTCCCGCCTTAACCTCCACCTGTGGAAGCAGCTGACCCAACCGAGGGCCCGCAGCAATGGGGACTCCCGCACTGCGCCCCCTTCTCCAAGCTCACTCTCCCCAAGTGGAGAGGCTTTCAAAGGGGGCTTCTTCAagatggagctggaggacaccAAGAGGAAGCTCTCAGAGGCTGTGCAGGAACCTCTGAGCAGCATGTTCAACAAGAtcatgagagaagagagcgTTGGCAGCCCCAAACACCAGAGCAAGGCCCAGGGACCTCATCTGGTCGGCACCAGAGCTTTGGGACGGGAAGGTAGCACAGACACAGTTCTTTCGGACTCACCCGGGAGGAACTCCAGAAAAACAGATGTGGATTTTTTGCCTGTGTTTGAATGGCCTTATGTTAAAAGCCCTGGGAGAATTCACAGCAGCTCCTGTCCTGTGCATAACCACAGACTACATACCAGGGATGGCGAGCTGGAAATATGTACAGATGGTGATATGATGCAAGTGTTAACCacggagacacacagacaggcgaGGAGACCGCCTGCTGCTTCTCAGATTCCTGTAGCACCCTTGGTTCAGACCTCACCTCCCTCTCAGCCCCCTCATCCTCTGCCTCGCATGAGTTTATTCTGTGTAGCCACTCTGTCTTATGGCTATTTCATCCTACCTCTTAGCCCATACTTCTCAGGCCTGGCTCTGGGATTGGCACTGGGCTTCATGATAGGACTCCTGCTCATTAGGATGGGTTCCTCCAGGTCTCAATGTCACCGTCCCGCCTACAGTTCACCACAGACCCTGCTCGGAGAGGTGATTCTGACAGGTGGCGCTGTTAACACTGAGCCTGACATCCTCAAG GGCTGGTTGAGTGAAATGCAGGACTACGACCCAGAGACCTTCCATCCAGCTCTGACTCAATCCGTGTTTGCCACATTGGAGGGCTCTAGTCTCCAGCTGGACTCCCCTCGTACCAACATCAGCCGCAGGGCCACATACAACGAAAGAGTCCACGAGGCCACTTTTGTCAAGTCATGCTGCTTTCAGCTTGAAAAGAGCAAA GTATTCCTGCTGCCATCTGTGTTGGCGCGCAAGAGGACGTGGAACCCAAAGTATCCCATCTGCATCCAACTCGCCGGGGCGGGAAACTCACAGGAGGATGTGGGAGGAAGGGTGAAGGAGAGTCGGGGCGAGGAACCCGGTGCGGAACCGTCAAGTCCGAAACCAAGCTCCCCCAAACCCGTCCATGACCCCCCCACCACTCTTTACCTCTTCGGCCGCACAGGGCGAGAGAAAGAAGAGTGGTTTCGTCATTTCCTCTTTGCATCCATGGACACAGAGCGGGATAAGGAGAGGGACATACAGAGGCCTGACAGATGTGAGTCCAGATCGG GTGATCCAGAACTGGTTCCCAGCGGTGATGCCTCAGGTAATCCGAGCAACAGAGGCTCCAGCAGAGTGGAAGGCAGTGACGACGACGCCCCCTGCACACCCCCAGGCCCCTGCATCCCTGCAGCTAATGTCAGTCAGACGTTCAGTACCACCAGGAGCCATTTACTGTTAGACTACCCCAGTTACATGGCTCGTCTCCTGGCCACAGAGGACATGACCCCCCTGTCCACTCCTGGAGCCGGCAGCCCAGACACCAGCCCCACCGTCCGAGGAAAC TGTACTTGTGATCTAGCGGAGAACCCTGGGAAGAGCCAAACTGCTTGGGTTGATGCTCTCATTGGTCGGATTTTCTGGGACTTCCTGCGAGAGAAGCACTGGTCCGACGCTGTTTCCCAAAAGATCCAGAAGAAGCTCAGCAAAATCCGA CTGCCTTACTTTATGAATGAGCTCACCCTGACTGAGTTGGATATGGGCAGCTCCATGCCACATATCACTGCTTGCTCCAAACCAGAGGTTAACCACAGAG GCCTAtgggtggagctgcagctggtctACACTGGTGCCCTGCAGATGACCCTGCAGACTAAATTCAATTTGTCCAAGCTGGGCAAAGAGGGCGGCCAGGATGCGGACTTTGCCACTGAAACTGGCAGCCCACG GCCAATCCCCAGTGTGTTGGCGGACAGTGATGAAGAGTCCTCCAGCGCCGGCTCTTCTGATGAGGAAGAGTTGCTTCTCTCCGAGCCTCAGGGGGTGGTCGGGGAGAAGGGATCCACACAACTAACTGAAGG GACAGCGGGAGGCAAGACCGGGAGGAAAATCTTAAGATTTGTGGACAAAATCGCTAAATCTAAGTGCTTCCAGAGGGCCACGGAGAACGAGTTCATCAAGAAGAAGTTTGAGGAGATGTCCAACACGCCCCTGCTGCTCACTGTGGAGGTTCAGGAGCTGTCTGGGACTCTGGTCGTCAACATCCCTCCACCCCCTACTGACAGGATATG
- the tex2l gene encoding testis-expressed protein 2 isoform X3 — MAESGKKGQRTSEDKDRGDGRPLQQPRKPSPVGSPSCGSRRHLSRGIVIQLTGTEGEWDSLDDSELIFSLDHDVDYPPISFSKERQLSVEDDSRLHSQAFHVPLSPSSPGSLGSCSAPGPSFLSPGSSSPNHRPFSSLVKSLSTELELKEGSTLRPKPFLSLVKSISTELSRSEPEVSQSKSDSRLNLHLWKQLTQPRARSNGDSRTAPPSPSSLSPSGEAFKGGFFKMELEDTKRKLSEAVQEPLSSMFNKIMREESVGSPKHQSKAQGPHLVGTRALGREGSTDTVLSDSPGRNSRKTDVDFLPVFEWPYVKSPGRIHSSSCPVHNHRLHTRDGELEICTDGDMMQVLTTETHRQARRPPAASQIPVAPLVQTSPPSQPPHPLPRMSLFCVATLSYGYFILPLSPYFSGLALGLALGFMIGLLLIRMGSSRSQCHRPAYSSPQTLLGEVILTGGAVNTEPDILKGWLSEMQDYDPETFHPALTQSVFATLEGSSLQLDSPRTNISRRATYNERVHEATFVKSCCFQLEKSKVFLLPSVLARKRTWNPKYPICIQLAGAGNSQEDVGGRVKESRGEEPGAEPSSPKPSSPKPVHDPPTTLYLFGRTGREKEEWFRHFLFASMDTERDKERDIQRPDRCDPELVPSGDASGNPSNRGSSRVEGSDDDAPCTPPGPCIPAANVSQTFSTTRSHLLLDYPSYMARLLATEDMTPLSTPGAGSPDTSPTVRGNCTCDLAENPGKSQTAWVDALIGRIFWDFLREKHWSDAVSQKIQKKLSKIRLPYFMNELTLTELDMGSSMPHITACSKPEVNHRGLWVELQLVYTGALQMTLQTKFNLSKLGKEGGQDADFATETGSPRCRPIPSVLADSDEESSSAGSSDEEELLLSEPQGVVGEKGSTQLTEGTAGGKTGRKILRFVDKIAKSKCFQRATENEFIKKKFEEMSNTPLLLTVEVQELSGTLVVNIPPPPTDRIWYSFCVPPKLELHVRPKLGEREVTFCHVTEWIERKLQDEFQKVFVLPNMDDIYLPLMHSGMDQPQGSHHPSPQPRGSQSSSTESIERIPPEISGAESD; from the exons ATGGCAGAGAGTGGAAAAAAGGGGCAAAGGACAAGTGAGGATAAAGATCGGGGAGATGGCAGACCTCTCCAGCAACCCCGGAAACCCTCCCCAGTCGGGTCCCCCTCTTGTGGGAGCAGGAGGCATCTTTCCCGAGGGATTGTGATCCAGCtgacagggacagagggagagtgggacAGCCTTGATGACAGTGAACTCATCTTCTCCCTCGATCACGATGTGGACTATCCGCCCATATCTTTCTCCAAGGAGAGGCAACTCTCTGTGGAGGATGACAGCAGGTTGCACTCGCAAGCTTTTCACgtccctctttctccttcttcgcCCGGCTCTCTAGGGAGCTGCTCTGCCCCTGGCCCCAGTTTCCTCTCCCCTGGCTCATCCTCGCCAAACCACCGACCCTTTTCAAGCCTGGTCAAATCTCTCTCCACAGAGCTTGAGCTGAAAGAGGGCTCCACCCTCCGACCTAAGCCTTTTCTCAGCCTGGTAAAGTCGATCTCCACGGAGCTCTCCCGCTCGGAACCTGAAGTGTCGCAGTCGAAATCCGACTCCCGCCTTAACCTCCACCTGTGGAAGCAGCTGACCCAACCGAGGGCCCGCAGCAATGGGGACTCCCGCACTGCGCCCCCTTCTCCAAGCTCACTCTCCCCAAGTGGAGAGGCTTTCAAAGGGGGCTTCTTCAagatggagctggaggacaccAAGAGGAAGCTCTCAGAGGCTGTGCAGGAACCTCTGAGCAGCATGTTCAACAAGAtcatgagagaagagagcgTTGGCAGCCCCAAACACCAGAGCAAGGCCCAGGGACCTCATCTGGTCGGCACCAGAGCTTTGGGACGGGAAGGTAGCACAGACACAGTTCTTTCGGACTCACCCGGGAGGAACTCCAGAAAAACAGATGTGGATTTTTTGCCTGTGTTTGAATGGCCTTATGTTAAAAGCCCTGGGAGAATTCACAGCAGCTCCTGTCCTGTGCATAACCACAGACTACATACCAGGGATGGCGAGCTGGAAATATGTACAGATGGTGATATGATGCAAGTGTTAACCacggagacacacagacaggcgaGGAGACCGCCTGCTGCTTCTCAGATTCCTGTAGCACCCTTGGTTCAGACCTCACCTCCCTCTCAGCCCCCTCATCCTCTGCCTCGCATGAGTTTATTCTGTGTAGCCACTCTGTCTTATGGCTATTTCATCCTACCTCTTAGCCCATACTTCTCAGGCCTGGCTCTGGGATTGGCACTGGGCTTCATGATAGGACTCCTGCTCATTAGGATGGGTTCCTCCAGGTCTCAATGTCACCGTCCCGCCTACAGTTCACCACAGACCCTGCTCGGAGAGGTGATTCTGACAGGTGGCGCTGTTAACACTGAGCCTGACATCCTCAAG GGCTGGTTGAGTGAAATGCAGGACTACGACCCAGAGACCTTCCATCCAGCTCTGACTCAATCCGTGTTTGCCACATTGGAGGGCTCTAGTCTCCAGCTGGACTCCCCTCGTACCAACATCAGCCGCAGGGCCACATACAACGAAAGAGTCCACGAGGCCACTTTTGTCAAGTCATGCTGCTTTCAGCTTGAAAAGAGCAAA GTATTCCTGCTGCCATCTGTGTTGGCGCGCAAGAGGACGTGGAACCCAAAGTATCCCATCTGCATCCAACTCGCCGGGGCGGGAAACTCACAGGAGGATGTGGGAGGAAGGGTGAAGGAGAGTCGGGGCGAGGAACCCGGTGCGGAACCGTCAAGTCCGAAACCAAGCTCCCCCAAACCCGTCCATGACCCCCCCACCACTCTTTACCTCTTCGGCCGCACAGGGCGAGAGAAAGAAGAGTGGTTTCGTCATTTCCTCTTTGCATCCATGGACACAGAGCGGGATAAGGAGAGGGACATACAGAGGCCTGACAGAT GTGATCCAGAACTGGTTCCCAGCGGTGATGCCTCAGGTAATCCGAGCAACAGAGGCTCCAGCAGAGTGGAAGGCAGTGACGACGACGCCCCCTGCACACCCCCAGGCCCCTGCATCCCTGCAGCTAATGTCAGTCAGACGTTCAGTACCACCAGGAGCCATTTACTGTTAGACTACCCCAGTTACATGGCTCGTCTCCTGGCCACAGAGGACATGACCCCCCTGTCCACTCCTGGAGCCGGCAGCCCAGACACCAGCCCCACCGTCCGAGGAAAC TGTACTTGTGATCTAGCGGAGAACCCTGGGAAGAGCCAAACTGCTTGGGTTGATGCTCTCATTGGTCGGATTTTCTGGGACTTCCTGCGAGAGAAGCACTGGTCCGACGCTGTTTCCCAAAAGATCCAGAAGAAGCTCAGCAAAATCCGA CTGCCTTACTTTATGAATGAGCTCACCCTGACTGAGTTGGATATGGGCAGCTCCATGCCACATATCACTGCTTGCTCCAAACCAGAGGTTAACCACAGAG GCCTAtgggtggagctgcagctggtctACACTGGTGCCCTGCAGATGACCCTGCAGACTAAATTCAATTTGTCCAAGCTGGGCAAAGAGGGCGGCCAGGATGCGGACTTTGCCACTGAAACTGGCAGCCCACG CTGCAGGCCAATCCCCAGTGTGTTGGCGGACAGTGATGAAGAGTCCTCCAGCGCCGGCTCTTCTGATGAGGAAGAGTTGCTTCTCTCCGAGCCTCAGGGGGTGGTCGGGGAGAAGGGATCCACACAACTAACTGAAGG GACAGCGGGAGGCAAGACCGGGAGGAAAATCTTAAGATTTGTGGACAAAATCGCTAAATCTAAGTGCTTCCAGAGGGCCACGGAGAACGAGTTCATCAAGAAGAAGTTTGAGGAGATGTCCAACACGCCCCTGCTGCTCACTGTGGAGGTTCAGGAGCTGTCTGGGACTCTGGTCGTCAACATCCCTCCACCCCCTACTGACAGGATATG
- the tex2l gene encoding testis-expressed protein 2 isoform X1, with translation MAESGKKGQRTSEDKDRGDGRPLQQPRKPSPVGSPSCGSRRHLSRGIVIQLTGTEGEWDSLDDSELIFSLDHDVDYPPISFSKERQLSVEDDSRLHSQAFHVPLSPSSPGSLGSCSAPGPSFLSPGSSSPNHRPFSSLVKSLSTELELKEGSTLRPKPFLSLVKSISTELSRSEPEVSQSKSDSRLNLHLWKQLTQPRARSNGDSRTAPPSPSSLSPSGEAFKGGFFKMELEDTKRKLSEAVQEPLSSMFNKIMREESVGSPKHQSKAQGPHLVGTRALGREGSTDTVLSDSPGRNSRKTDVDFLPVFEWPYVKSPGRIHSSSCPVHNHRLHTRDGELEICTDGDMMQVLTTETHRQARRPPAASQIPVAPLVQTSPPSQPPHPLPRMSLFCVATLSYGYFILPLSPYFSGLALGLALGFMIGLLLIRMGSSRSQCHRPAYSSPQTLLGEVILTGGAVNTEPDILKGWLSEMQDYDPETFHPALTQSVFATLEGSSLQLDSPRTNISRRATYNERVHEATFVKSCCFQLEKSKVFLLPSVLARKRTWNPKYPICIQLAGAGNSQEDVGGRVKESRGEEPGAEPSSPKPSSPKPVHDPPTTLYLFGRTGREKEEWFRHFLFASMDTERDKERDIQRPDRCESRSGDPELVPSGDASGNPSNRGSSRVEGSDDDAPCTPPGPCIPAANVSQTFSTTRSHLLLDYPSYMARLLATEDMTPLSTPGAGSPDTSPTVRGNCTCDLAENPGKSQTAWVDALIGRIFWDFLREKHWSDAVSQKIQKKLSKIRLPYFMNELTLTELDMGSSMPHITACSKPEVNHRGLWVELQLVYTGALQMTLQTKFNLSKLGKEGGQDADFATETGSPRCRPIPSVLADSDEESSSAGSSDEEELLLSEPQGVVGEKGSTQLTEGTAGGKTGRKILRFVDKIAKSKCFQRATENEFIKKKFEEMSNTPLLLTVEVQELSGTLVVNIPPPPTDRIWYSFCVPPKLELHVRPKLGEREVTFCHVTEWIERKLQDEFQKVFVLPNMDDIYLPLMHSGMDQPQGSHHPSPQPRGSQSSSTESIERIPPEISGAESD, from the exons ATGGCAGAGAGTGGAAAAAAGGGGCAAAGGACAAGTGAGGATAAAGATCGGGGAGATGGCAGACCTCTCCAGCAACCCCGGAAACCCTCCCCAGTCGGGTCCCCCTCTTGTGGGAGCAGGAGGCATCTTTCCCGAGGGATTGTGATCCAGCtgacagggacagagggagagtgggacAGCCTTGATGACAGTGAACTCATCTTCTCCCTCGATCACGATGTGGACTATCCGCCCATATCTTTCTCCAAGGAGAGGCAACTCTCTGTGGAGGATGACAGCAGGTTGCACTCGCAAGCTTTTCACgtccctctttctccttcttcgcCCGGCTCTCTAGGGAGCTGCTCTGCCCCTGGCCCCAGTTTCCTCTCCCCTGGCTCATCCTCGCCAAACCACCGACCCTTTTCAAGCCTGGTCAAATCTCTCTCCACAGAGCTTGAGCTGAAAGAGGGCTCCACCCTCCGACCTAAGCCTTTTCTCAGCCTGGTAAAGTCGATCTCCACGGAGCTCTCCCGCTCGGAACCTGAAGTGTCGCAGTCGAAATCCGACTCCCGCCTTAACCTCCACCTGTGGAAGCAGCTGACCCAACCGAGGGCCCGCAGCAATGGGGACTCCCGCACTGCGCCCCCTTCTCCAAGCTCACTCTCCCCAAGTGGAGAGGCTTTCAAAGGGGGCTTCTTCAagatggagctggaggacaccAAGAGGAAGCTCTCAGAGGCTGTGCAGGAACCTCTGAGCAGCATGTTCAACAAGAtcatgagagaagagagcgTTGGCAGCCCCAAACACCAGAGCAAGGCCCAGGGACCTCATCTGGTCGGCACCAGAGCTTTGGGACGGGAAGGTAGCACAGACACAGTTCTTTCGGACTCACCCGGGAGGAACTCCAGAAAAACAGATGTGGATTTTTTGCCTGTGTTTGAATGGCCTTATGTTAAAAGCCCTGGGAGAATTCACAGCAGCTCCTGTCCTGTGCATAACCACAGACTACATACCAGGGATGGCGAGCTGGAAATATGTACAGATGGTGATATGATGCAAGTGTTAACCacggagacacacagacaggcgaGGAGACCGCCTGCTGCTTCTCAGATTCCTGTAGCACCCTTGGTTCAGACCTCACCTCCCTCTCAGCCCCCTCATCCTCTGCCTCGCATGAGTTTATTCTGTGTAGCCACTCTGTCTTATGGCTATTTCATCCTACCTCTTAGCCCATACTTCTCAGGCCTGGCTCTGGGATTGGCACTGGGCTTCATGATAGGACTCCTGCTCATTAGGATGGGTTCCTCCAGGTCTCAATGTCACCGTCCCGCCTACAGTTCACCACAGACCCTGCTCGGAGAGGTGATTCTGACAGGTGGCGCTGTTAACACTGAGCCTGACATCCTCAAG GGCTGGTTGAGTGAAATGCAGGACTACGACCCAGAGACCTTCCATCCAGCTCTGACTCAATCCGTGTTTGCCACATTGGAGGGCTCTAGTCTCCAGCTGGACTCCCCTCGTACCAACATCAGCCGCAGGGCCACATACAACGAAAGAGTCCACGAGGCCACTTTTGTCAAGTCATGCTGCTTTCAGCTTGAAAAGAGCAAA GTATTCCTGCTGCCATCTGTGTTGGCGCGCAAGAGGACGTGGAACCCAAAGTATCCCATCTGCATCCAACTCGCCGGGGCGGGAAACTCACAGGAGGATGTGGGAGGAAGGGTGAAGGAGAGTCGGGGCGAGGAACCCGGTGCGGAACCGTCAAGTCCGAAACCAAGCTCCCCCAAACCCGTCCATGACCCCCCCACCACTCTTTACCTCTTCGGCCGCACAGGGCGAGAGAAAGAAGAGTGGTTTCGTCATTTCCTCTTTGCATCCATGGACACAGAGCGGGATAAGGAGAGGGACATACAGAGGCCTGACAGATGTGAGTCCAGATCGG GTGATCCAGAACTGGTTCCCAGCGGTGATGCCTCAGGTAATCCGAGCAACAGAGGCTCCAGCAGAGTGGAAGGCAGTGACGACGACGCCCCCTGCACACCCCCAGGCCCCTGCATCCCTGCAGCTAATGTCAGTCAGACGTTCAGTACCACCAGGAGCCATTTACTGTTAGACTACCCCAGTTACATGGCTCGTCTCCTGGCCACAGAGGACATGACCCCCCTGTCCACTCCTGGAGCCGGCAGCCCAGACACCAGCCCCACCGTCCGAGGAAAC TGTACTTGTGATCTAGCGGAGAACCCTGGGAAGAGCCAAACTGCTTGGGTTGATGCTCTCATTGGTCGGATTTTCTGGGACTTCCTGCGAGAGAAGCACTGGTCCGACGCTGTTTCCCAAAAGATCCAGAAGAAGCTCAGCAAAATCCGA CTGCCTTACTTTATGAATGAGCTCACCCTGACTGAGTTGGATATGGGCAGCTCCATGCCACATATCACTGCTTGCTCCAAACCAGAGGTTAACCACAGAG GCCTAtgggtggagctgcagctggtctACACTGGTGCCCTGCAGATGACCCTGCAGACTAAATTCAATTTGTCCAAGCTGGGCAAAGAGGGCGGCCAGGATGCGGACTTTGCCACTGAAACTGGCAGCCCACG CTGCAGGCCAATCCCCAGTGTGTTGGCGGACAGTGATGAAGAGTCCTCCAGCGCCGGCTCTTCTGATGAGGAAGAGTTGCTTCTCTCCGAGCCTCAGGGGGTGGTCGGGGAGAAGGGATCCACACAACTAACTGAAGG GACAGCGGGAGGCAAGACCGGGAGGAAAATCTTAAGATTTGTGGACAAAATCGCTAAATCTAAGTGCTTCCAGAGGGCCACGGAGAACGAGTTCATCAAGAAGAAGTTTGAGGAGATGTCCAACACGCCCCTGCTGCTCACTGTGGAGGTTCAGGAGCTGTCTGGGACTCTGGTCGTCAACATCCCTCCACCCCCTACTGACAGGATATG